In Lodderomyces elongisporus chromosome 2, complete sequence, the following proteins share a genomic window:
- the YVC1 gene encoding Calcium channel yvc1 — MTDLEENNPLIPPSQADTDNEGSIYGQDLNCPNPRQIFRICTNLKLLLDKVIPVVFAKEEITRPDSSILNEQVIQLVYKAAGGKGNGEKGTSSYKYRASLVFCLLKCCDWYWQQSEFELSDNELYSLRALSCQTLAAILIDRVSSDDKYLFLSMLCHRYTIHVNGKESTPVSALEMAVDMHSTIVIGSSGYQRCIKWLWRGWIIQSSTDTHSYVLYKGVSSHSIRTHFQPARIKTPLYQNILEVFFSFIYLALFSIILGTHSTNFADLDVFEVTFYLFTLGSVWDEIVKFYHVGWNYIGFWNVFNDFMYSIISVAIIFRIASINTHGHWRDKYDEMSYRVLSCAAPLMWTRLLLFLDAQKFVGAMIVVLKVMMKESLLFFVLLFVVIMGFLQGFIGLDASDGSSDATKKILISLMKAVIGGSDFGDMGKLVPPYASILYYCYQFLLSVILMNILIALYSTAYAAVVENATDEYFALVAQKTLRYVRAPDENIYVPPFNLIELAMTPLGWVLSEAAYKDLNYYVMLVIYSPLLLYITTEELTTARRISYNRFKGLPDDANEVDTEWDLTDGFGDSDRDTSASDEASTPEECIRERNSEVNQELRLQREGERQDPEFLVNMSGFEQEIKQVVKPVKDASKVGLNWEFYDLYKKIDKLTELVEVVVEENKELKRKIGN, encoded by the coding sequence ATGACCGACCTTGAGGAGAACAATCCGTTAATACCGCCATCTCAAGCAGATACCGACAATGAAGGTTCAATCTATGGCCAAGACTTGAATTGTCCTAACCCTCGTCAAATCTTTAGGATTTGCACCAATCTCAAATTGTTATTAGATAAAGTCATACCTGTGGTGTTTGCCAAGGAAGAGATAACCAGACCTGATTCATCGATCCTCAATGAACAGGTGATTCAATTGGTCTATAAAGCTGCTGGAGGAAAAGGTAATGGTGAGAAAGGTACTTCATCATACAAATACCGTGCTAGTCTAGTGTTTTGCTTATTAAAATGTTGTGATTGGTATTGGCAGCAAAGCGAATTTGAGCTAAGCGATAACGAATTGTACTCCCTTCGTGCATTGAGCTGTCAGACTTTGGCAGCTATTTTAATCGATAGAGTGAGCCTGGATGACAAGTACTTGTTCTTGAGCATGTTATGTCACAGATATACCATTCATGTTAATGGCAAAGAGTCAACACCAGTGAGTGCTTTGGAAATGGCTGTTGATATGCATTCAACGATAGTCATTGGCTCGTCTGGGTATCAAAGATGTATCAAATGGTTATGGAGAGGTTGGATTATCCAATCGTCAACCGATACCCACTCATACGTTTTGTACAAGGGAGTTTCCTCTCATTCTATACGAACACATTTCCAACCAGCACGTATCAAGACTCCATTGTATCAAAACATTCTTGAAGTCTTTTTCAGTTTTATCTACTTggctttgttttcaattatCCTAGGCACCCACTCAACCAACTTTGCAGATTTGGATGTGTTTGAAGTgactttttatttgtttacgCTTGGTTCTGTATGGGATGAAATAGTCAAGTTTTACCATGTTGGATGGAACTATATTGGATTTTGGAATGTATTTAACGATTTTATGTACTCCATAATCTCAGTTGCCATAATATTCCGTATCGCGAGCATCAATACCCATGGACATTGGAGAGATAAATACGACGAAATGTCGTATAGAGTTTTGAGTTGTGCTGCTCCATTGATGTGGACAAGactcttgttgttcttggaTGCTCAGAAGTTTGTTGGTGCAATGATTGTTGTGTTGAAAGTTATGATGAAGGAGTCGTTACTATTCTTTGTCTTGTTGTTTGTCGTTATAATGGGCTTCTTACAAGGTTTCATTGGATTGGATGCATCAGATGGAAGCAGTGATGCTACGAAAAAGATCCTTATATCACTTATGAAAGCAGTGATTGGTGGGTCTGATTTCGGCGATATGGGCAAGTTGGTTCCACCATATGCTTCGATATTGTACTACTGCTACCAGTTCTTATTATCGGTCATATTGATGAACATCTTGATTGCATTGTACTCAACGGCTTATGCAGCAGTTGTAGAGAATGCTACGGATGAATATTTTGCACTCGTTGCGCAAAAGACATTGAGATATGTCCGTGCTCCAGACGAAAACATTTATGTCCCGCCATTCAACCTTATTGAATTGGCCATGACACCCTTGGGCTGGGTATTGTCAGAAGCGGCATACAAAGATTTGAACTATTATGTGATGCTCGTGATATACTCGCCTTTGCTTTTGTATATCACCACAGAAGAGTTGACTACAGCTAGAAGGATCTCATACAATAGGTTCAAGGGTTTACCGGATGATGCTAATGAAGTTGACACAGAATGGGATTTGACCGATGGGTTTGGCGATAGTGACAGAGATACCTCGGCGCTGGATGAGGCAAGCACACCCGAAGAGTGTATCAGAGAACGCAACTCTGAAGTCAATCAGGAATTGAGGTTACAAAGAGAAGGCGAAAGGCAAGACCCCGAGTTTTTGGTCAACATGAGTGGATTCGAACAAGAGATTAAGCAAGTGGTTAAGCCAGTAAAGGATGCTAGTAAAGTAGGGCTCAATTGGGAGTTTTATGATTTGTACAAAAAAATCGATAAATTGACGGAACTTGTCGAAGTCGTTGTTGAAGAGAACAAGGAATTGAAGAggaaaattggaaattaa
- the NST1 gene encoding Stress response protein nst1 has protein sequence MSNRGNLNLNLPPSSGKYTVGENVHFELSKEKNNSTNSNPHTSSTSTSNSNNTGIGVAKSLSTNDNNNDNDNQQPQQHEQIQSKAKSQSQSQSQSQSQPQTQVQVEQQQQQQSLVNSPAAQLAAKKRKKKKSKKSSNNNGNNSNTSSNSNSEITNTSISMPHAFLNNPDEDYPTSRVIKQAPNGDVIVESLDHVGGTYEDHLHDDYSDEDTSHHHLRQAPHQASNNNHIHNHSHTSSHPLQHTPNHLHHASHNANPLTQHISASGASMRSHGHNDAHSNLWDSASLEEQEKLKEFWESLEESQKLDLVKIDKQSIMKMFKNETRQHLQQLSQNGVSNNQNASSSNNCACKYCGRRNNIIEEELENIYDNHFDDIIDFIHEVRDINDLNALPGLLFGGFHMLEEERRLQKRKQLHNEHLELAKSSNLQNQAHIEEIRAQMDKLKMNQRQQSQSQSQSQSQQQRDVQTAQSQVLSKDSSSKNANTSMNKQHTSQQLLQPQIQAQGKNNLQQNHHTHHHHQQPSQHPTVQISATFSSSNPTETQLFNKLLDPKLFEALESLDLQKMKEVSHFDPQNTAHINMLEKAGSLREIVRDLHNVDRNHLEKGMSYVQNMGKLFSNIASLNPSNPEDAEKIMTGQLNEQFNQGLSTFAEDLLKNDGSSFISMMETLSESRSAREELLKEKTPYNGLLTKTPAATSQDREQQVQPNHSHWLDEDDHDHEHEHEHEHEHEHEIDDEDHEHYCCHHHQHHHLHGDEEYDEEDEEDDEEYEYGDDEEEEDEEDEEEGEDEELEEVVEDDVDEEILDDEEEFDAKNASDTESEISEEEKMQEIRRLFLIQVIKLFQERLKSAYKEKVSKDNTRKLFEELEAEEAAKREKEAKKLKQKEKAKERKRLQQLAKEEEKRKKEEEAKRIAEELHAKQEQLKLEQKKKKEEARLRREEEKKKKLEEIKRREAEHKRKVEEQIKHDEEQRRLKEERRKELEEKKRQKEEEKKQKELLKKQKEEEKERLRIEREKQLEKEAAVSKSIPQPSPKSKHVMKSAATFQSDIPSKQNQAQNGNQSHLPPQSRLRQDEENPQKTFANSVFSAKEYNSIYQPLPGSLSNNSSSAALSVGTQSSNFQALSHPQQQQQQYSNDIYLPSANLATATVQSPRSAPINLPNGTSAVGVSLANHLSLNNSSQGSPWTTNSTLSSNLGSTGLSHGQGQTVSGVNTNLPSSIGITSGGASQIFQPQPQPQLQPHQPQQQQQQQQQQQQQQQQQQNYFSPFNSFSEPSVGEPFQGIVHPTTNINNSTTASSSTGAIIPPMNPSGNIWNSNIGATATNAPASVSRNNSVWSNNAITPKPSEPSFLSTAGRSSSLWGTLANAPVASSSNNNSNATANYDNNNVRSLGSSSFAPANPGQHELEVIQTAIYNCFQMMQNSNQLEFNVAPLMAIFSNVRSLTNKTQLTVNQFLNCCVSNSLYQFDFVYDDFGTVTHLKVGLNGLNDHNSVNGFSKSSTTPPSLPISAMNSKILGYTQQQQQQQQQQPQPQPQSQQQYPLQHSHPQRSSQLFSNNQTILSQDVTSSAFATGTNTQGSSYGQVQSGAVSPAFARTSPPGLFPNDIPLLSTINELNSTPSTGTGTGTGSGVGAGTGAVFGSGIWN, from the coding sequence ATGTCGAATCGAGGGAATTTAAACCTAAATCTACCGCCTTCTTCTGGGAAATATACTGTGGGAGAAAACGTGCATTTTGAACTATcgaaggaaaagaacaatagCACTAATTCAAACCCACATACGAGCAGTACTAGTAcaagtaatagtaataacaCTGGTATTGGTGTTGCAAAGAGTTTATCCACCAacgataataataatgacaaCGACAACCAGCAACCACAGCAACATGAACAGATTCAATCAAAAGCGAAATCACAGTCACAGTCACAGTCACAGTCACAGTCGCAGCCACAGACCCAGGTGCAAGtggaacagcaacagcaacagcagtcTTTGGTGAATTCCCCAGCTGCTCAATTAGCAGCAAAGAAgcgaaagaaaaagaaaagcaaaaagagcagcaataacaatggcaacaacagtaacaCTAGTAGCAATTCTAACAGCGAAATTACCAACACTAGCATATCCATGCCACATGCTTTCTTAAACAATCCTGATGAGGACTATCCAACTTCTCGCGTGATAAAGCAAGCACCAAATGGGGACGTAATTGTAGAAAGCCTCGACCATGTAGGCGGAACTTATGAGGACCACCTCCATGACGATTATAGTGATGAGGATACACTGCATCACCACCTTCGACAAGCACCTCATCAAGCCTCGAATAATAATCACATACATAACCACTCCCACACTTCTTCGCATCCTTTGCAGCATACTCCAAACCATTTGCATCACGCTTCTCATAATGCTAACCCATTGACACAGCATATATCAGCGAGTGGAGCCAGCATGAGATCACATGGACACAATGATGCCCACAGTAATTTATGGGACAGCGCATCGCTTGAAGAGCAAGAGAAACTTAAGGAATTTTGGGAATCTCTTGAAGAGTCTCAGAAATTGGATTTAGTGAAGATTGACAAACAGTCCATAATGAAGATGTTCAAGAATGAAACAAGGCAGCACTTGCAACAGTTGCTGCAAAATGGAGTACTGAATAACCAAAATGCAAGTAGTAGCAATAACTGTGCTTGCAAATATtgtggaagaagaaacaatatCATTGAGGAAGAGTTGGAGAATATTTACGACAATCACTTTGATGATATAATTGATTTCATCCATGAAGTACGCGATATTAATGACCTCAATGCTTTACCGGGCTTACTATTTGGTGGGTTTCATATGCTCGAAGAGGAAAGAAGGCTACAGAAGCGGAAACAACTACACAACGAACATTTGGAATTGGCCAAGAGCTCCAACCTTCAAAACCAAGCACATATCGAGGAAATCAGAGCACAGATGGATAAGTTGAAAATGAACCAACGtcaacaatcacaatcacaatcacaatcacaatcacaacaacaaagggATGTTCAAACAGCGCAATCACAAGTACTTTCCAAGGATTCTTCTCTGAAAAATGCAAACACAAGTATGAATAAGCAACATACATCACAGCAATTGTTGCAGCCACAAATTCAAGCACAGGGAAAGAACAATTTGCAGCAAAATCATCATactcaccaccaccatcaacaGCCACTGCAACATCCAACTGTACAAATTAGTGCGACGTTTCTGAGCTCCAACCCCACCGAGACCcaacttttcaacaaattgcTTGACCCCAAGTTATTTGAGGCTTTGGAAAGTTTggatttgcaaaaaatgaaagaagtCTCACATTTTGACCCTCAAAACACTGCACATATCAATATGTTGGAAAAGGCAGGATCTTTAAGAGAGATTGTACGTGATTTACACAATGTAGATAGGAATCACTTGGAAAAGGGAATGTCTTATGTGCAAAATATGGGcaaattgttttcaaatataGCCAGTTTGAACCCTAGCAACCCCGAGGACGCTGAGAAGATTATGACTGGCCAATTGAATGAGCAATTTAATCAAGGTCTTTCAACATTTGCTGAAGATTTGTTAAAGAACGATGGAAGCTCCTTCATCAGTATGATGGAAACACTTTCGGAACTGCGTTCAGCGCGTGAAGAATTACTCAAGGAAAAAACTCCTTACAACGGATTACTCACTAAAACTCCTGCTGCTACTTCCCAAGACCGCGAACAACAAGTCCAGCCCAACCATTCTCATTGGCTTGACGAAGATGATCATGATCATGAGCACGAGCACGAGCACGAGCACGAGCATGAACATGAAATTGACGACGAGGACCATGAGCATTATTGTTGccatcaccaccaacatcatcatcttcacgGAGATGAGGAGTACGATGAGGAAGATGAggaagatgacgaagagTATGAATATGGAGACgatgaagaggaggaagacGAAGAGGACGAGGAAGAGggagaagatgaagagttGGAGGAGGTGGTCGAAGATGATGTAGATGAAGAAATTTTggacgatgaagaagagtttGACGCAAAAAATGCAAGCGATACTGAATCTGAGATTTccgaagaagagaaaatgcAAGAAATACGTCGTTTGTTTTTAATACAAGTGATAAAATTGTTTCAGGAACGACTCAAGAGTGCTTATAAGGAGAAAGTTTCAAAAGACAACACGCGAAAACTTTTTGAAGAACTCGAGGCCGAGGAAGCCGCGAAGAGGGAAAAGGAGGCCAAGAAGTTGAAGCAAAAGGAGAAGGcaaaggaaaggaagagaTTACAGCAGTTGGccaaggaagaagaaaaacgcaaaaaagaggaagaggccAAGAGGATTGCTGAGGAATTACATGctaaacaagaacaactcAAGTtggaacaaaagaaaaagaaagaagaggcAAGAttaagaagagaagaagagaaaaagaaaaagttggaGGAGATAAAGAGACGCGAGGCAGAACATAAACGCAAAGTGGAGGAGCAGATTAAACATGACGAAGAGCAAAGGAGATTGAAAGAGGAGCGTAGAAAGGAGTTggaggagaaaaagagacaaaaagaagaagagaaaaaacaaaaggaattattgaagaagcagaaggaagaggaaaaagaaaggctTCGTATTGAGCGTGAAAAGcaacttgaaaaagagGCTGCCGTATCAAAGTCAATACCACAACCATCACCAAAGTCAAAGCACGTTATGAAACTGGCGGCAACTTTTCAATCCGATATTCCATCTAAGCAAAATCAAGCTCAAAATGGAAATCAATCACATTTGCCGCCTCAGTCTCGTTTGAgacaagatgaagaaaatccacaaaaaacttttgctAACTCTGTCTTCAGTGCCAAGGAATACAATTCAATTTACCAACCTTTGCCAGGATCTCTTTCCAATAATTCATCCTCGGCAGCCCTTTCAGTAGGTACCCAGCTGTCAAATTTCCAGGCTTTGTCTCATcctcaacagcaacaacagcaatatTCTAATGATATTTATCTTCCTTCTGCAAATCTTGCTACCGCGACTGTCCAATCACCTAGATCTGCTCCGATAAATTTACCCAATGGCACATCCGCCGTCGGTGTTTCACTTGCAAACCATTTGAGTTTGAATAATAGTTCGCAAGGTTCACCATGGACAACAAACTCAACGCTCAGTAGTAATTTGGGATCTACAGGTCTTAGTCACGGCCAAGGTCAGACTGTTTCTGGAGTGAATACAAATTTGCCGTCATCTATAGGTATTACGTCTGGTGGGGCATCTCAAATTTtccaaccacaaccacaaccacaactacaaccacatcaaccacaacagcagcaacaacaacaacaacaacaacaacaacaacaacaacaacagcaaaacTATTTTAGCCCTTTCAACTCGTTCTCTGAACCTCTGGTGGGCGAACCTTTCCAAGGAATAGTACACCCGACCACTAATATCAATAATAGTACCACTGCAAGCTCCAGTACTGGCGCGATTATTCCTCCTATGAATCCATCAGGTAATATTTGGAATAGCAATATTGGTGCTACTGCTACCAATGCTCCAGCGAGTGTTTCCAGAAACAACTCTGTTTGGAGTAATAATGCGATCACGCCTAAGCCCAGTGAACCTTCATTTTTGAGCACGGCTGGAAGATCGAGCAGTCTTTGGGGAACTTTAGCCAATGCGCCTGTTGCTAGTAGCAGtaataacaacagcaatgCAACTGCCAACTACGACAATAACAACGTTCGCAGTTTGGGTAGCTCTTCGTTTGCACCAGCTAACCCTGGCCAACATGAGTTGGAGGTCATACAAACAGCGATTTATaattgttttcaaatgatGCAAAATTCGAACCAGTTGGAATTCAATGTTGCTCCATTGATGGCAATTTTCTCAAATGTCCGTTCATTGACGAATAAGACTCAATTGACCGTGAATCAGTTTCTTAATTGCTGTGTTTCTAATTCATTGTATCAGTTTGATTTCGTTTACGATGACTTTGGCACTGTGACTCATTTGAAAGTTGGTCTTAACGGATTAAATGATCATAATAGTGTAAATGGGTTTTCCAAAAGCTCTACAACGCCTCCACTGTTGCCTATTTCCGCCATGAATTCAAAGATTCTAGGTTATacgcaacaacaacaacaacaacaacaacaacagccacAGCCCCAGCCACagtcacaacaacaatacccATTGCAACACTCACATCCGCAACGTCTGCTGCAATTATTTTCGAATAATCAGACAATACTTTCTCAAGATGTCACATCTTCAGCGTTTGCCACTGGTACCAACACGCAGGGTTCATCGTATGGTCAAGTACAACTGGGAGCAGTTTCTCCTGCATTTGCAAGAACATCGCCTCCTGGATTGTTCCCCAATGATATACCTTTATTGAGCACAATCAATGAATTGAACTCTACACCCTCTACCggaactggaactggaactggaaGTGGAGTTGGAGCAGGAACCGGAGCTGTGTTTGGATCTGGTATTTGGAATTGA
- the mrpl7 gene encoding 54S ribosomal protein L7, mitochondrial (BUSCO:EOG09264K2W): MQRSFVRQFSSSRVALSTNYSTVLPVHHLVKVEKAKLKPDLQNLILPTDDIRSVKYKPTEIAQDRVADHYRNTLESDLMLHFYRHNSKRLVGNKLRSWGVDSPYKLYRGLRKPAGGTRPIKDIVPVTNENVPKLTSIVVQSYNKHTAEHPWLNISNRLQLAVMTNVKPKIVYGKSNILNWKVRRGRPCGAKVELFDRDMNQFITTLTELVLPRIRALRGIRPTSGDRNGNISFGLNAEDMQFFPEFEHYQEIFPNLNGVHITFKTTAPTDAQAKTLLSTYGFVFRNQRRR, encoded by the coding sequence ATGCAGAGGTCTTTTGTACGTCAGTTCTCGAGCTCAAGGGTGGCTCTAAGTACCAACTACTCGACAGTCTTGCCTGTTCACCATTTGGTCAAGGttgaaaaagcaaaattgaAGCCGGATTTGCAAAACTTGATATTACCTACCGATGATATCCGCTCAGTGAAATACAAGCCGACAGAGATTGCACAAGATCGTGTGGCGGACCACTACAGAAACACTTTGGAGTCAGATCTCATGCTTCATTTCTACAGACACAACTCAAAGAGGCTTGTGGGTAACAAATTGAGATCATGGGGTGTTGATTCTCCATATAAATTATACAGAGGATTAAGAAAACCTGCTGGAGGCACAAGACCAATCAAGGATATTGTACCAGTGACAAATGAAAACGTACCAAAATTGACCAGCATTGTTGTTCAATCTTATAACAAACACACAGCGGAACACCCTTGGCTAAACATCTCCAATAGATTGCAATTAGCCGTGATGACCAATGTCAAGCCCAAAATAGTATATGGTAAACTGAACATCTTGAACTGGAAAgtaagaagaggaagaccATGTGGTGCCAAAGTAGAGCTTTTCGATAGAGATATGAACCAGTTTATCACGACTTTGACCGAGTTGGTCTTGCCAAGAATCAGAGCCCTTAGAGGTATTCGTCCAACTTCGGGAGACAGAAACGGTAATATCAGCTTTGGATTGAATGCAGAGGATATGCAATTTTTCCCCGAGTTTGAACACTATCAAGAGATTTTCCCAAACTTAAATGGTGTACACATTACATTCAAGACAACGGCACCAACCGATGCACAGGCAAAGACCTTGTTAAGTACGTACGGATTTGTTTTTAGAAACCAACGTCGTAGATAA
- the RHO2 gene encoding Rho GTPase produces the protein MTSTEALKRKLVIVGDGACGKTSLLYVFTLGEFPTEYHPTVFENYVTDCRIDGKPIQLALWDTAGQEEYERLRPLSYNNTHVVLIGFALDTIDSFENVKTKWVDEVKKYCPPSTPYILCGLKKDLRRSEKHGHKGWARFVQPEMGEAMAKEIGARAYLESSALTGEGVDDIFEYAVRCSLLVDDKAANGCCTII, from the coding sequence ATGACATCCACAGAAGCACTCAAGAGAAAACTAGTCAttgttggtgatggtgCATGTGGAAAGACTTCGTTACTTTATGTGTTCACTTTGGGAGAATTCCCTACCGAGTACCATCCCACAGTATTTGAGAACTATGTCACCGATTGCCGAATAGATGGCAAACCTATTCAATTGGCACTTTGGGATACAGCAGGTCAAGAGGAGTATGAGCGATTACGACCTTTATCATACAACAATACCCATGTGGTATTAATTGGTTTTGCATTGGATACGATTGATTCGTTTGAAAATGTTAAAACTAAATGGGTCGATGAAGTCAAGAAATACTGTCCGCCACTGACGCCTTACATTTTATGCGGACTAAAAAAGGATTTACGAAGAAGTGAAAAACATGGTCACAAAGGTTGGGCAAGGTTTGTGCAGCCGGAGATGGGAGAGGCAATGGCGAAAGAAATTGGTGCAAGGGCATACCTAGAAAGTTCGGCATTAACGGGAGAAGGGGTTGACGATATTTTTGAATATGCCGTGCGGTGCAGTTTATTGGTTGATGATAAGGCAGCAAATGGC